One Anolis carolinensis isolate JA03-04 chromosome 5, rAnoCar3.1.pri, whole genome shotgun sequence DNA segment encodes these proteins:
- the LOC100566494 gene encoding secreted frizzled-related protein 2-like: MLPAAFILIFALHPTVGFDISLSTKCVAIPKELYQCHDISSSEMRLPNLMGHTSLEEVVVKFAGWETLVQTGCHPHARTFFCSLFAPICMDIFILPCRSMCLAIRESCTPVRSCQGHPWPSNLNCDRFPTDEDSCLPSLTKESKPFPRVFPTATCQDCPEIEEFSANKRAINSICANSFAVKVKLSRNQLIFKVQEHNIDCQVKFLNQGLLLSSEACSAMKQWLLINENCTQQMSQACHAMAYLIVGAIQQSSVLVNRVYCWPRQDSHLSLATWKWRHHKCL, translated from the exons ATGCTTCCTGCAGCCTTCATCCTCATCTTTGCTCTCCACCCAACAGTGGGTTTTGACATAAGCTTGTCCACCAAGTGTGTCGCTATCCCCAAGGAACTATACCAGTGCCACGACATCAGCTCCTCAGAAATGAGGTTGCCCAATTTAATGGGACACACCAGTTTGGAAGAAGTCGTGGTGAAATTTGCTGGATGGGAGACTCTGGTGCAAACTGGCTGCCATCCTCACGCAAGGACATTTTTCTGCTCTCTCTTCGCACCTATCTGTATGGACAT ATTCATCCTCCCTTGCCGAAGCATGTGCCTTGCCATTCGGGAAAGCTGTACTCCTGTCCGGAGTTGCCAAGGACACCCCTGGCCCAGCAATTTGAACTGTGATCGGTTTCCAACAGATGAGGACAGTTGCCTTCCATCCCTCACCAAAGAATCAAAACCATTTCCCAGAG TATTTCCAACAGCTACTTGCCAGGATTGTCCCGAAATTGAAGAATTCAGTGCAAACAAAAGAGCGATAAACAGTATTTGTGCCAATAGTTTTG CAGTCAAGGTGAAACTGTCTAGGAATCAATTGATCTTCAAGGTTCAAGAACACAATATTGACTGCCAAGTCAAGTTCCTTAACCAGGGGTTGCTCTTGTCTTCCGAAGCTTGCAGTGCGATGAAGCAATGGTTACTGATCAATGAAAACTGTACTCAGCAAATGAGCCAGGCTTGCCATGCCATGGCATATCTCATTGTGGGGGCCATTCAACAAAGCAGCGTCTTAGTCAACCGGGTGTATTGTTGGCCAAGGCAGGATTCCCATCTGAGTTTGGCAACTTGGAAATGGAGGCATCATAAGTGTTTATAG